TCCTCCGAGAAGTCgtcccgtccgtccgtcacgATCGTTCCGTACAAAGAAAGTCTTGAATGAATGTTCAGTGTTtacattctacatgtatataagattCTCTAATAGTCTCTAGCACTGCACCCACCTGCCTgtcagcaaacacacacacgttggTCGTGGCGTCCTCCGAGAAGTCgtcccgtccgtccgtcacgATCGTTCCGTACAAAGAAAGTCTTGAATGAATGTTCAGTGTTtacattctacatgtatataagattCTCTAATAGTCTCTAGCACTGCACCCACCTGCCTgtcagcaaacacacacacgttggTCGTGGCGTCCTCCGAGAAGTCgtcccgtccgtccgtcacgATCGTTCCGTACAAAGAAAGTCTTGAATGAATGTTCAGTGTTtacattctacatgtatataagattCTCTAATAGTCTCTAGCACTGCACCCACCTGCCTgtcagcaaacacacacacgttggTCGTGGCGTCCTCCGAGAAGTCgtcccgtccgtccgtcacgATCGTTCCGTACAAAGAAAGTCTTGAATGAATGTTCAGTGTTtacattctacatgtatataagattCTCTAATAGTCTCTAGCACTGCACCCACCTGCCTgtcagcaaacacacacacgttggTCGTGGCGTCCTCCGAGAAGTCgtcccgtccgtccgtcacgATCGTTCCGTACAAAGAAAGTCTTGAATGAATGTTCAGTGTTtacattctacatgtatataagattCTCTAATAGTCTCTAGCACTGCACCCACCTGCCTgtcagcaaacacacacacgttggTCGTGGCGTCCTCCGAGAAGTCgtcccgtccgtccgtcacgATCGTTCCGTACAAAGAAAGTCTTGAATGAATGTTCAGTGTTtacattctacatgtatataagattCTCTAATAGTCTCTAGCACTGCACCCACCTGCCTgtcagcaaacacacacacgttggTCGTGGCGTCCTCCGAGAAGTCgtcccgtccgtccgtcacgATCGTTCCGTACAAAGAAAGTCTTGAATGAATGTTCAGTGTTtacattctacatgtatataagattCTCTAATAGTCTCTAGCACTGCACCCACCTGCCTgtcagcaaacacacacacgttggTCGTGGCGTCCTCCGAGAAGTCgtcccgtccgtccgtcacgATCGTTCCGTACAAAGAAAGTCTTGAATGAATGTTCAGTGTTtacattctacatgtatataagattCTCTAATAGTCTCTAGCACTGCACCCACCTGCCTgtcagcaaacacacacacgttggTCGTGGCGTCCTCCGAGAAGTCgtcccgtccgtccgtcacgATCGTTCCGTACAAAGAAAGTCTTGAATGAATGTTCAGTGTTtacattctacatgtatataagattCTCTAATAGTCTCTAGCACTGCACCCACCTGCCTgtcagcaaacacacacacgttggTCGTGGCGTCCTCCGAGAAGTCgtcccgtccgtccgtcacgATCGTTCCGTACAAAGAAAGTCTTGAATGAATGTTCAGTGTTtacattctacatgtatataagattCTCTAATAGTCTCTAGCACTGCACCCACCTGCCTgtcagcaaacacacacacgttggTCGTGGCGTCCTCCGAGAAGTCgtcccgtccgtccgtcacgATCGTTCCGTACAAAAAGGCGAGCTCGCTGCTCGCCGGGTGGGAGATTTCAACCTGGCTCTTCACAGCAGCTGAGCACGGCGATTAGGAGAGCAATGAATGAACAGAGTACTGACTGGGAAATAACGGGTTTAAATGATATCATTCACTGCATCGTCATGTCGTTGTTATTAGGAAATTATTACTTGTTTTACAGAATCATCAAAATACAAAACTTAAAACTGTGATATATTTTATACGACACATAACTCGTAttacagaaatattaaaatacaacaaataaaactgatatatttgaTCAGTGAAAAATGAAATGTGCCAGTAATTACACATACTTTTGATCTTTCAGATTATTATATCCtaaatcaattttgttttaattattattattatccacagGTCAGTGACAATGTGAGAGTTATGTTGGCCAAATGTTCAGTGTAACTGGTTTAAATCTCTGTCAGTAACTATGTGATTCTAGTTGATACCAAGCTAAAGCCAACAAATATAAGCAGGAAGGAGggaaactttttatttaacaacgcaccactcaacacattttatttacggttatatggcgtcagacatatggttaaggaacacacatatattaagggaggaaacccgctgtcgccactttatgggctactcttttcgattagcagcatatcttttatatgcaccatcccacagacaggctagtacataccacggcctttgatataccagtcgtggtgcactggccggaactagaaatagctcaatgggcccatcgacggggatcgatcccagaccgacagcgtattgagcgagtgctttaccactgggctacgtcccgcccccaagacACATGCGAATGGTTTTCTCTCGGAGCAACAACTTTCTTTTGAACATGGTCGAAGGTTGCAGACTCTTACCAGTAACGGCATCAGCAGCGTCTACCACATCTCTTATGCAGGCTGTTTCCAGATTCAAGCCCAGTTTCTCAGCCGCTACAAACGCGTAGAAGGCGCCACCATAGCTGATGTCAACTTTCACTTCGCCGAAACCTTCTACACCAACCGCGACGTCTagcatgaaaaacaaaatgcgaAAGACATGAGACAAAACTTGTTTTAGCTATGGCGGTGAAGACTTAAAGTGGAAATCTAAACACTGGATAAGGGAACTTTTAGATCGATAACACACTTCTAAGTTTAAAATCTCAACAATGCTCTTCCATCCTATATtgctttacaaaatatatatttacttcaaacaaaatatttatttccatttaCTAAAATGTTGatgaagagttcatttccaGAACGCGATATATTGTGAGAAGAGAAAAAAGCCTTGTGCTTTTGCTGCAACATGACGTAGCATATATACCACACGAAGTACAGTTTTAAGACGCCGTGTTCCAGAGTTCAGTGGGCATAGATCGCGTGTTGAAGGGAAGTCTTTCGTCGTATTGTTGAGTTGTACTAATACCAGTATATGTTCACTGTTAACTCCAACATATACAAGGCGTTATAAACTGAAAGCACACTGTTACCAGTTTTGAAGACAAACGCCGGGACGCTGTGGAACCTGACGGAACCCGTCTTGTTGCCGTCAAACTGCACGAAGACCTGCACGAGACCGCACGGACACTGTATGGCGACCTTCGTCTCCGGACACGTCCTGGCAGCCACTAGTCCCTTGTCTACGGCGTACCTGCCCAGGGCAATGACGGCGTGCCCGCACATGGTGCTGTAACCTTCGTTGTGCATGAAGATGACGCCGATGTCGGCCTCGGCAATCTCCGGTTTTACAAGCAGCGCGCCGTACATGTCATAGTGACCCCTCGGCTCAAACATGATGAACTTCCGATAGCTGTCCAGATGTTGGCGAATGTAATTGCGTTTTTCCAGCAGGGTAGAACCGTTTGGCTGAGGGAAACCCGAATCGATGATTCGCACCGGTTCCCCGCTCGTGTGCATCTCTGTCGTCCGGATGGTGACGTTGTGCTGAAGGTCAGTTGTCGCCGGCGATGTTTTGGCTGACATCTGCAATGAAAGTTTGGCAAGCATGCACTCGAGTGTTCCGGAATTTTCATTAAACCTAGATACACCATCACGCAATTCTTTTAAACTTAGACGTCATCATACAATTTTTCTAAACGTCATTGACAGACCAGAGGTGGCTCTAACTAGTGGAGCAAATGTTTGAAAATTTAAGTTGCTGGTGAATGTGTTGGGCCATAGCTACTGGTAAAACTCAAACATTTAGCTGAAGTtgcttaaaaacaaataacctcATTTGGAAATTAGCAAGGCAGAAAATCTAAAGTTGTTCGAATTAAGTACGAGTACCAGAGACATCAATATGAACCATCTCAAAGATACCTGCCTACTATCAATGCATCCGGTTCAGAGTCGACGATTGCATTTGAAATCAGAATAAAACTACCATTGCAAACCATTTTCGTTCTGATGAATCAAACTGTTTGCAAAGACATAACGACTTCTGTCTCATGATTATCTTTAAAATGGAATGTTTCCACATCTTGTCATGTTGTAGCATCATATGAAGGTGATTTTAAGGCTTTTATATGGGATTATGTAGAGTTGCAAAAGACGTAGTTAGTTGAGTCCTTGCAGTCGAGTTGTACAACCATGTACAAGTATATTGTGAAGCTCTGAACGTTTTATGAGACTAGTCTGGTCAGTTTACTATTTGGGCAAAAAGCCAACCAAAGAATAAACCACCATGGTTGAAGAATTGTGCCAACAGAACATTGACAGCCTAACATTTTGCCAAGTTTCAGCACTTAAAGAGTATTATAATGTCTGTGCCACAGAAATGAACAGTTTTCAGCATTTGTGATGCCTCACATTTACATAGATGCATTGCGTAACCTTCTACAAGCATCTCATGTGGGAATTTCACTTTAGTGCTATTATATCCGTGAGTCCATGGTGTTCTGCGTTAACAAGCTGTGTTATAGCACGTACATGCCAACCTATCTTCAATATGAACATCTTGATATATATGAAGCCTTAAAAAATAGCACCATCTTTGATCAGATGTCTGGCAACAACACTTGTGGATGCACACCTATCAATCAAACTACTAAGTAAACTGGAACAAAGATACCCGGACTCTAGAGGTCACAACAGGGTTCAGGCTGAATTATGTTGCTAAAAACAAGACAGTAGAACATCAACATGCCATCAGAAAGAGTTTCTAAGGCCAAGTGTTTCAAgggattatgtatatatttcatagtACTGGTAGTAAGCCTCATTCAAAGTTGGCTAAATGCATTTGCTGAGAACATCTGTATTGCAAAAGTAGTTTTAGTGGATACTGTCTTTGACTTGATTAAGAACAATGTTATGCAACATTCAAGGGTGAGCGACTATATGTAACAAGAAATTCCATGACAATGAAAATGAACACCAATCAGTCTGAGTGTCTCGCTGAGTTGGCACAAGGCATAACTTCCAGATATCCTTTAACATTCATTGGTACGTCAACCATGGGCGTTATTATCAGATAATCTAAGAGAAATTTTAACTTTTGTCGATGGCCCAGGTAGTAAACAGTGATTGTGTTAATTGTTAGAGGTGGTAAATCAGTGCGGCATAAAGCATTATCTGGTGGAAGCCACACTTAACGTGTTGATATTGTAGGTGAAAGATCATTACGTTGAAGAAGAGTGAACAGAAGCGAATGAGAATCATGGTATCATATATTGTAACACAATTTAGAATCTTTCAACAATAAAACCAATTTCATTACTTTCATAGTCAAAGAATGAAGGAAGGCagtatacacaaatatactCCAAGGTAAACTGTTGTTAATAacaaatactaaaataatatccaAGGTTGTATGCTATCCAGTGTTTTCAAGAGGAAAATCTTTATAGAGCTATATACGCCGGAGTTACACTGTCAGTGCACCCagaatatgtttttgttgtggtcAAAGGACAGAATCGAAAGACACCAATGTAACTATGCAAAGACTgataaaacatacacaacatACAATCAACCAGACAGTAATGTAGAGCATGGTCCAGTGACACCGAGTGCCGTTGATATAGGCTGGAACATAGAAACAGGCTGTAATGTAGAGCATGGTCCAGTGACACCGAATGTCGTTGACATAGGCTGGAACATAGAAACAGACTGCAATGTAGAGCATGGCCCAGTGACACCGAGTGCCGTTGACATAGGCTGGAACATAGAAACAGGCTGTAATGTAGAGCATGGCCCAGTGACACCGAGTGCCGTTGACATAGGCTGGAACATAGAAACAGGCTGTAATGTAGAGCATGGCCCAGTGACACCGAGTGCCGTTGATATAGGCTGGAACATAGAAACAGGCTGCAATGTAGAGCATGGCCCAGTGACACCGAGTGTCGTTGATATAGGCTGGAAGATAGAAACAGACTGTAATGTAGAGCATGGTCCAGTGACACCGAGTGTCGTTGACATAGGCTGGAACATAGAAACAGGCTGTAATGTAGAGCATGGCCCAGTAAAACCAAGTGTCGTTGACATAGGCTGGAACATAGAAACAGACTGTAATGTAGAGCATGGCCCAGTGACACCGAGTGTCGTTGACATAGGCTGGAACATAGAAACAGACTGTAATGTAGAGCATGGCCCAGTAACACCGNNNNNNNNNNNNNNNNNNNNNNNNNNNNNNNNNNNNNNNNNNNNNNNNNNNNNNNNNNNNNNNNNNNNNNNNNNNNNNNNNNNNNNNNNNNNNNNNNNNNNNNNNNNNNNNNNNNNNNNNNNNNNNNNNNNNNNNNNNNNNNNNNNNNNNNNNNNNNNNNNNNNNNNNNNNNNNNNNNNNNNNNNNNNNNNNNNNNNNNNAATGGACAAAtctaacgggtttcctctctaagactatatgtcagaataaccaaatgtttgacatctaatagccgatgattaataaatcaatgtgctctagtggtgtcgttaaacaaaacaaactttatatagcTTCTTGAAAACTGGTGTAATATTCAAATCTGAAGACTGACAACCAGGTTGCAAATGAAGACAGTGATGGAAATGCAGTACAGACTTTGATATCTGCAAAATATGCACCCATCTTtgttatggggtttttttaatctatcAATACAAAGTATGGATTTCcaactgatttattattttgacttaGTCTTGTTCAgcgatattattattaaacaatagtATTTATGATCACCTGCaggtaacaataaatatgtgataaaaGGACATTTTAAATCGACAGAGATCTTTACTGGGTTTCTACAGGTAACAGAAAATAATAGaacattttatcaaaatatatatatatatactactcaaaagaatttaagggtcaaaaatttataaccaaataagtttcagagtgtattagattgatgatgtaaactacaccaaaattttatttattgttccatatttacaaaaaaacacaaataaacgtcactgtatacaagaaagtcacatgacatgctgtcaaagttgaaggttgtcaaacatggattttacacattagaacattcgtttaatagtgtgtgaatccacccctggggcgaatacactcgacacatcgttgcctcatgctgttgatcagacgtctgaagaactcttggggaatggtctgccactctgccataagaagttgacccagatcatgaaggttggccggaggggcatggttatcccgaactctcctgcctaattcgtcccaggcgttctctattggggccaagtcaggcgaatatgctggccaatccatcctggcgataccttgttgtctgagaaagtccgttaccaccctggcgcggtggggctggcattgtcatcctgcagaactgccccgccgtcaatctgctgaaggcctgggagaaccaacggccggataatctcattcagataacggattccattcagattgccatccaccacatagaggggggtcctgtggtggatagagatgccgccccacaccatgacgctgccaccaccgaaccggtgacgttgtctaacgttaacgtcagcgaagcgctccccaggacgtctgtagacacgaacccgaccgtcgttgaactggagactaaacctggactcatcagtgaacatcactcgaccccactgaacacgttgccaccgcagatgaagcgtgcaccagtgacgtctggccgttctgtgacgtggtaggagtggtggtcgaacagcctggcgacggcagcgtagattattggctctcagacgattgcgtatggtttgatcagacactcgagttccagtcgcagtccgcagattgtcacgtaatcggcatgcagtggttgtgcgttgatgtAGAGCCATAAACaaattggtgatgtagcggtcctctctatttgtagtgcttcggggtcttcccgaacgtggacgatttcgaacagaattcgttgcttggtaccgttg
This DNA window, taken from Gigantopelta aegis isolate Gae_Host chromosome 4, Gae_host_genome, whole genome shotgun sequence, encodes the following:
- the LOC121371867 gene encoding trans-L-3-hydroxyproline dehydratase-like isoform X1 yields the protein MSAKTSPATTDLQHNVTIRTTEMHTSGEPVRIIDSGFPQPNGSTLLEKRNYIRQHLDSYRKFIMFEPRGHYDMYGALLVKPEIAEADIGVIFMHNEGYSTMCGHAVIALGRYAVDKGLVAARTCPETKVAIQCPCGLVQVFVQFDGNKTGSVRFHSVPAFVFKTDVAVGVEGFGEVKVDISYGGAFYAFVAAEKLGLNLETACIRDVVDAADAVTAWDRPLWLTGRFTPSRTTLLAGRTTTRLPAEVGSCISTNIILQITSTQLHLSVVYWITNKCWKDSETFVVYELDHINFVVLLERCGNERL
- the LOC121371867 gene encoding trans-L-3-hydroxyproline dehydratase-like isoform X2, giving the protein MSAKTSPATTDLQHNVTIRTTEMHTSGEPVRIIDSGFPQPNGSTLLEKRNYIRQHLDSYRKFIMFEPRGHYDMYGALLVKPEIAEADIGVIFMHNEGYSTMCGHAVIALGRYAVDKGLVAARTCPETKVAIQCPCGLVQVFVQFDGNKTGSVRFHSVPAFVFKTDVAVGVEGFGEVKVDISYGGAFYAFVAAEKLGLNLETACIRDVVDAADAVTAAVKSQVEISHPASSELAFLYGTIVTDGRDDFSEDATTNVCVFADRQVDRSPCGSGVTARIALQHHKSVISLGQVRTFTSGATGDVFTGKAVEESTYGGYKSVIVEVSGTAFYTGSSEFTWEPGDQLGRGFLVR